Part of the Palaeococcus ferrophilus DSM 13482 genome, TCTTCAGGAGGAGGTTCTTCTTCTCCCACAGGGACTACGACAAGGTTCTGGCCGATTACGAGAGTGGTAGGGGCTTCTTCCTTTACACAGGGAGAGGTCCGAGCGGCCCGATGCACATAGGCCACATAATTCCGTTCTTCGCGACCAAGTGGCTCCAGGAGAACTTTGACGTCAACCTCTACATCCAGATAACCGACGACGAGAAGTTCCTCTTCAAGGAGAAGCTGAGCTTCGACGACACCAAGAGATGGGCCTATGACAACATCCTCGACATCATAGCGGTTGGCTTCGATCCGGACAAGACCTTCATCTTCCAGAACAGCGAGTTCACCAAGATTTACGAGATGGCCATTCCGATAGCCAAGAAGATAAACTACTCGATGGCGAGGGCGGTGTTCGGATTCACGGACCAGAGCAAGATCGGAATGATCTTCTACCCGGCAATACAGGCGGCGCCGACGTTCTTCGAGAAGAAGCGCTGTCTGATTCCAGCGGCCATTGACCAGGACCCCTACTGGAGGCTCCAGAGGGACTTCGCTGAAAGCCTCGGCTACTACAAGACCGCGGCCATACACAGCAAGTTCGTGCCCGGTTTGACCAGCATGGAGGGCAAGATGAGCGCGAGCAAGCCCGAAACGGCCGTCTACCTCACGGACGATCCCGAAGAGGCAGGCAAGAAGATATGGCGCTATGCCCTCACCGGCGGAAGGGCAACCGCGAAGGAGCAGCGCGAGAAAGGTGGAGAACCGGAGAAGTGCGTCGTCTTCAAGTGGTTCGAGATATTCTTTGAGGAAGATGACAAGAGGCTCATGGAGCGCTACCACGCCTGCAAGTCCGGCGAGCTCCTCTGCGGCCAGTGCAAGCGCGAGCTCATCGAGCGCGTTCAGAAGTTCCTCAAGGAGCACCAGGAGAGGAGGAAGGAGGCCGAAAAGAAGGTCGAGAAGTTCAAGTACACTGGAGAACTCGCGAGGGAGCAGTGGGATAAGGCTATTCCCGAGCCATTGAGAACTTAAAACTTGAAGTTACTCTAATTTATTCTCTTCTCAAATGTTCTTCATGTTTTCGAAACGTTTTTATTTTCTGACTTAGTAAAAGTTAGGATAGAGATACCCTTTGGAGGGGGTGAAGTTGAAGACAAAAGCGGCCGTTGCTCTTCTGGTTGCCCTTCTTGTTGTTGTCAGCGGGTGTATAGGTGGAGGAACGCAGGGAACAAGCACACCCTCGGCTACTTCGCACTCTCATGAACAATCCGGAACCCAGATTGAAGCACAACCCCAAACGAACCTGAAGACGGTGGATTTTTCGGAACTGGTCTCAAGGGCAATTCAACTTACATTGAATTCAACGGCCGTCGAGAAAGGCAATCTAACGATAGAATACGATGGGAAGAGGATACACGGTCGCTATGACTTCGTCATCACCAATCTGTCGGATGACATCTTGTATCTTTTTGTAATGGGACTTCCAGATGACCCAATGGCGTTAATCATGAACATGAGTGTCGAGGGTATCCCCATAAACTTCTCCCGCCTAAAAGGGTACAGGGCTGAGTTTGGAGAGATATACGGCGCCAAAATAAAGCCGAGTTACTTTATTGTATACGAGATCCCCGTGGATTCTTCCAAGACCTCAATAAAAGGTACAATCACGTACTCGCTAAAG contains:
- a CDS encoding tryptophan--tRNA ligase translates to MDDFKVTPWDVEGVVDYNKLIVEFGTSPLTDELIEKTAELTKSELPIFFRRRFFFSHRDYDKVLADYESGRGFFLYTGRGPSGPMHIGHIIPFFATKWLQENFDVNLYIQITDDEKFLFKEKLSFDDTKRWAYDNILDIIAVGFDPDKTFIFQNSEFTKIYEMAIPIAKKINYSMARAVFGFTDQSKIGMIFYPAIQAAPTFFEKKRCLIPAAIDQDPYWRLQRDFAESLGYYKTAAIHSKFVPGLTSMEGKMSASKPETAVYLTDDPEEAGKKIWRYALTGGRATAKEQREKGGEPEKCVVFKWFEIFFEEDDKRLMERYHACKSGELLCGQCKRELIERVQKFLKEHQERRKEAEKKVEKFKYTGELAREQWDKAIPEPLRT